Within the Maribacter sp. BPC-D8 genome, the region AATTGTTCCTAATATTTTGGCAAGATCATCTGGTGTTATTGGTTTTAAAATATAAGTATCTACTTGCTCATAGTTTTTTACCCGCTCTAAGTCTCTTGGGTCAACTGAAGAACTAATGATGTAGATTATAATTTTTTTTGATCTTTTGCTTTTGCAGTTTTTAAATTCATCTAAAAATTCCCAACCATTTAGTATGGGCATATTAAGGTCTAAAAAGATAACATCAGGTAAAGGTTCTCTGGCCATACACAATCTTGTGAGGCCGT harbors:
- a CDS encoding response regulator, which codes for MNKVSTCCIIDDDPIFVYGTKRIIKEVDFATSILVYSNGQEALDGLTRLCMAREPLPDVIFLDLNMPILNGWEFLDEFKNCKSKRSKKIIIYIISSSVDPRDLERVKNYEQVDTYILKPITPDDLAKILGTITEN